From a single Vicia villosa cultivar HV-30 ecotype Madison, WI unplaced genomic scaffold, Vvil1.0 ctg.004003F_1_1, whole genome shotgun sequence genomic region:
- the LOC131641744 gene encoding protein CELLULOSE SYNTHASE INTERACTIVE 1-like → MGLRDRSSSMEDPDGTLASVAQCIEQLRQSSSSVHEKEYSLRQLLDLIDMRENAFSAVGSHSQAVPVLVSLLRSGSLNVKIQAATVLGSLCKENELRVKVLLGGCIPPLLGLLKSSSTEGRIAAAKTIYAVSQGGAKDHVGSKIFSTEGVVPVLWEQLRAGLKIENVVESLLTGTLKNLSSSAEGFWSSTVQSGGVDILVKLLATGQPSSLASVCFLLASVMMEDASVCSKVLSAEVTKQLLKLLGPGNEDLVRAEAAGALKSLSSQCKEARREIASSNGIPALINATIAPSKEFMQGECAQALQENAMCALANISGGLSYVISSLGQSLESCSSPTQIADTLGAIASALMIYDNKAECTKPSDPLVVEETLLKQFKPRLPFLVLERTIEALASLYGNSVLSTKLANSDAKHLLVGLITMAANEVQDELIKALLTLCKSEGSLWRALQGREGVQLLISLLGLSSEQQQECAVALLCLLSNENDESKWAITAAGGIPPLVQILETGSAKAKEDSARILKNLCNHSEDIRACVESADAVPALLWLLKNGSPNGKDIAAKTINHLIHKSDTTTISQLTALLTSDLPDSKVYILDALRSMLCVAPLSDILREGSAAGDAFDTVIMLLSSTKEETQAKSASVLAEIFEARKDLRESSVAVRTLCSAMKLLNIESESILMESSNCLASIFLSIKENKDVAALARDTLTTLVALANSSVLEVAEMAIGAVANLILDTEIAKKVVLEEVILPATRVLREGTNSGKTRAAAAIARLLHSQKVDNAVTDCVNRAGTVLALVSFLDSSINESVSTSEALEALAILSRSEETGANIKPACAVLAEFPQSIIPIVLCIVNSTPTLQDKTIEILSRLCKDQPVILGDTVASASGCISSIAKRVINSSNVKVKIGGVALLICAAKLNHQRLVENINVSNLSANLIQSLVDILISTQSSFGNHGDDDDKESISICRRTQEEANGRESNTGTSIIYGVDLAIWLLSILACHDERNKAAIMKAGAIDVLADKISNCYSQYSQTEYKEDSSMWICALLLAILFQDRDIIRAHSTIKSLPALANLLKSDESANKYFAAQSIASLVCNGSRGTLLSVANSGAAGGLISLLGRADTDMQNLLELSEEFALVRYPDQVALERLFRVDDIRVGATSRKAIPALVDLLKPIPGRPGAPFLALGILTQLGRDCPSNKTLMVESGALEALTKYLSLGPQDATEEAATDLLGILFSSADIRKHDSAFGAVNQLIAVLRLGGRAARFSAAKALESLFSADHIRNAEIARQAIQPLVEILNTGSEKEQHAAIAALIGLLSENPSKALAVADVEMNAVDVLYRILSSNCSIDLIGDAAELCCALFGNTRIRSTAAATRCVEPLVSLLATEFSPAHHSVVRALDRLVDDEQLAELVATHSAVVPLVSLLSGRNFVLHEAISRALVKLGKDRPACKMEMVKAGVIESILDILHEAPDFLCAAFAELLRILTNNATIAKGPLAAKVVEPLFLLLARHDFAPDGQHSAMQVLVNIVEHPQCRADHSLTSRKAIEPLIPLLDSPISVVQQLAAELLSHLLLEEHFQKDPVTPKVIAPLIRILSSGIPLLQQRAVKALVSIALTWPNEIAKEGGVVEISKVILQADPSLPHALWESAASVLSSILQFSSEFYLEVPVAVLVKLLRSGSESTVIGALNALLVLESDDGTSAESMAESGAIEALLELLRAHQCEEIAARLLEVLLNNVKIRETKVTKSAILPLSQYLLDPQTQAQHARLLATLALGDLFQNEALARTGDAVSACRALVNVLEDQPTEEMKVVAICALQNLVMYNRSNRRAVAEAGGVQVVLDLIGSSNPETSVQAAMFIKLLFSNNTIQEYASSETVRAITATIEKDLWASGTVNEEYLKALNSLFSNFPRLRATEPATLSIPHLVTSLKTGSEACQEAALDALFLLRQAWSACPAEVSRAQSIAAADAIPFLQYLIQSGPPRFQEKAEFLLQCLPGTLVVIVKRGNNMKQSVGVPSVYCKITLGHNPPRLTKVVSTGPNPEWDESFTWSFESPPKGQKLHISCKNKSKVGKSKFGKVTIQIDRVVMLGAVAGEYTLLPASKSGPPRNLEIEFQWSNKATDTATDTNQQP, encoded by the exons ATGGGATTGAG AGATCGTAGTAGCAGCATGGAGGATCCAGATGGGACATTGGCTAGTGTTGCCCAATGCATTGAGCAGCTGCGCCAGAGCTCGTCATCTGTGCATGAGAAAGAGTATTCCTTAAGGCAGTTATTGGATCTTATAGATATGCGTGAAAATGCCTTTAGTGCTGTTGGATCTCACTCCCAGGCAGTTCCAGTGCTTGTTTCTCTTCTCCGGTCAGGTTCGTTGAATGTGAAGATCCAGGCAGCAACTGTTTTGGgatcactttgtaaagaaaatgaactGAGGGTGAAGGTCTTGCTTGGAGGCTGTATTCCTCCATTGCTTGGTCTCCTGAAATCCAGTTCTACTGAAGGGCGAATTGCCGCTGCAAAGACTATATATGCTGTCTCTCAAGGTGGCGCAAAAGATCACGTTGGTTCCAAAATATTTTCAACTGAAGGAGTAGTACCCGTGCTTTGGGAGCAGTTGCGAGCTGGCCTGAAAATCGAAAATGTAGTTGAAAGTTTATTGACAGGAACATTGAAAAATCTCTCCAGCAGTGCTGAGGGATTCTGGAGCTCAACAGTTCAATCTGGAGGAGTGGACATATTAGTGAAGTTATTGGCAACAGGGCAGCCTAGCTCTTTAGCCAGTGTTTGCTTTTTACTTGCTTCTGTAATGATGGAGGATGCATCGGTTTGTTCGAAGGTGTTGAGTGCAGAGGTGActaaacaacttttgaaactgtTAGGCCCCGGTAATGAAGACCTTGTTAGAGCTGAAGCAGCTGGTGCTCTTAAATCTCTATCTTCTCAGTGCAAAGAGGCGAGGCGGGAGATAGCCAGTTCTAATGGCATTCCTGCTCTGATCAATGCTACCATAGCTCCTTCGAAAGAATTCATGCAGGGTGAGTGTGCTCAAGCATTACAAGAGAATGCTATGTGTGCTTTAGCAAATATCTCTGGTGGTTTGTCTTATGTCATATCTAGCCTTGGTCAAAGCCTCGAGTCATGCTCTTCTCCAACACAAATTGCCGACACTTTAGGAGCTATAGCATCAGCTCTTATGATATATGATAACAAGGCCGAATGTACCAAACCATCAGATCCTTTGGTGGTTGAAGAGACGTTACTCAAACAATTCAAACCTCGGTTGCCTTTCCTTGTGCTAGAACGGACCATTGAGGCTCTAGCTAGTTTATACGGTAATTCCGTACTCTCAACTAAACTAGCAAACTCCGACGCAAAACATTTGCTTGTTGGTTTGATAACAATGGCTGCCAATGAAGTGCAAGATGAGCTTATAAAAGCTCTGTTGACACTGTGCAAAAGTGAAGGCAGTCTATGGCGGGCACTTCAGGGTCGTGAAGGAGTTCAACTATTGATATCTCTTCTCGGCCTTTCATCAGAACAGCAGCAAGAATGTGCAGTTGCATTGCTTTGCCTTTTATCTAATGAAAATGATGAAAGTAAATGGGCAATTACTGCTGCTGGTGGTATACCTCCGCTTGTTCAAATTTTGGAGACAGGATCTGCAAAAGCAAAGGAAGATTCGGCAAGAATCCTTAAGAATTTGTGCAATCATAGTGAAGATATACGTGCTTGTGTTGAAAGCGCAGATGCTGTTCCTGCATTGTTGTGGCTATTGAAAAACGGAAGTCCTAATGGGAAGGATATTGCAGCAAAGACCATAAATCATTTAATTCATAAATCTGATACTACAACTATTAGTCAGCTTACAGCATTATTGACTAGCGACCTTCCTGATTCGAAAGTATATATTTTAGATGCTCTGAGAAGTATGCTTTGTGTTGCTCCTCTTAGCGACATTTTACGTGAAGGTAGTGCCGCCGGTGATGCATTTGACACTGTGATAATGTTATTGAGCTCTACCAAGGAAGAAACTCAGGCAAAATCTGCATCAGTTCTGGCTGAAATTTTCGAAGCAAGGAAAGATTTGCGTGAAAGTAGCGTTGCTGTCAGAactctttgttcagccatgaaattGCTTAATATTGAATCCGAAAGTATCCTAATGGAGTCCTCAAACTGCCTGGCTTCAATATTTCTTTCCATAAAAGAGAACAAGGATGTAGCAGCTCTTGCTAGAGATACATTGACCACCCTAGTTGCTCTAGCTAACTCTTCAGTTTTGGAAGTGGCAGAGATGGCTATAGGTGCTGTAGCGAATCTTATTTTGGATACTGAAATAGCAAAGAAAGTTGTTCTAGAAGAAGTTATCTTGCCTGCCACCCGAGTATTACGTGAAGGCACAAACTCTGGAAAAACCCGTGCTGCAGCAGCTATCGCTCGCCTCTTACATTCTCAGAAAGTTGATAATGCTGTTACTGATTGTGTGAATCGCGCCGGCACTGTTCTTGCATTAGTGTCCTTTTTGGACTCTTCTATCAATGAATCTGTTTCCACATCAGAGGCTCTAGAAGCACTTGCCATTCTTTCCAGGTCAGAAGAGACTGGTGCAAATATTAAACCAGCATGTGCAGTTTTAGCTGAATTCCCTCAAAGCATAATCCCAATAGTACTCTGCATTGTTAATTCAACACCGACATTGCAAGATAAAACAATTGAGATTTTATCTCGATTGTGTAAAGATCAGCCTGTTATTTTAGGAGATACTGTTGCATCTGCCTCTGGATGTATATCTTCAATAGCTAAGAGGGTAATTAATTCCTCAAATGTAAAAGTCAAAATTGGTGGAGTTGCGCTTCTTATTTGTGCTGCAAAACTAAATCATCAGAGACTGGTGGAGAATATCAATGTATCAAACTTGTCTGCCAACCTTATTCAGTCTCTAGTTGATATCCTTATCTCTACACAGTCTTCTTTTGGTAatcatggtgatgatgatgacaaGGAATCCATCAGCATATGCAGGCGTACACAAGAAGAGGCCAACGGCCGGGAATCCAACACTGGAACTTCCATTATATATGGTGTTGACTTAGCTATATGGTTGCTATCTATTCTTGCCTGTCATGATGAAAGAAATAAAGCTGCTATAATGAAGGCTGGAGCAATTGATGTTCTTGCCGACAAGATCTCAAATTGTTACTCACAGTATTCTCAG ACTGAATACAAAGAAGATAGCAGCATGTGGATTTGTGCTTTGTTGTTGGCAATATTATTTCAAGACAGAGATATCATACGGGCACATTCAACCATAAAGTCTTTACCGGCACTTGCCAATTTATTGAAGTCAGATGAATCGGCGAACAAATATTTTGCTGCACAATCAATAGCGAGCCTTGTTTGCAATGGTAGCAGGGGAACACTTCTGTCTGTGGCGAATTCTGGGGCAGCAGGCGGACTTATCTCTTTGCTTGGCCGTGCTGATACTGATATGCAGAATCTTCTGGAATTGTCAGAGGAGTTTGCTTTGGTGCGTTATCCTGATCAAGTGGCTCTAGAGAGGTTGTTTAGAGTTGATGATATAAGAGTTGGTGCTACTTCTCGAAAGGCAATTCCTGCCCTAGTTGATCTTCTCAAACCAATTCCGGGTCGCCCAGGGGCACCATTTTTAGCTCtcgggattttgactcagcttgGCAGAGATTGTCCGTCAAATAAGACTTTAATGGTAGAATCTGGGGCTTTAGAGGCTCTTACAAAGTATCTTTCCCTTGGTCCACAAGACGCAACCGAAGAAGCTGCTACAGATCTGCTAGGAATTCTCTTTAGTAGTGCTGATATACGAAAACATGACTCTGCATTTGGTGCTGTTAACCAACTTATAGCTGTCCTACGATTAGGAGGAAGAGCTGCAAGGTTTAGTGCTGCAAAAGCATTGGAAAGTTTATTTTCTGCTGACCACATTAGAAATGCTGAGATTGCTCGACAAGCTATTCAACCCTTGGTAGAAATTCTTAACACTGGTTCAGAAAAGGAGCAGCATGCTGCAATTGCTGCATTGATTGGGTTACTGAGTGAAAACCCATCTAAAGCACTTGCTGTTGCAGATGTTGAAATGAATGCAGTGGATGTTCTTTATAGGATCCTTTCGTCGAATTGTTCAATTGACCTGATAGGGGATGCTGCTGAGTTATGTTGTGCTCTTTTTGGAAATACAAGGATTCGGTCCACAGCGGCTGCTACACGATGTGTTGAACCACTAGTCTCTCTCCTTGCAACCGAGTTCAGTCCTGCTCATCATTCAGTTGTTCGGGCGTTGGATAGGCTCGTTGATGATGAGCAACTGGCTGAATTAGTTGCCACACACAGTGCAGTTGTCCCTCTTGTTAGTCTACTGTCTGGTAGAAACTTTGTACTTCACGAGGCCATTTCCAGAGCTCTGGTCAAGTTAGGAAAAGACAGACCTGCTTGTAAAATGGAAATGGTAAAAGCTGGAGTCATTGAAAGCATACTTGACATCTTACACGAAGCACCTGATTTTTTGTGTGCAGCTTTTGCAGAACTATTGCGTATATTAACAAATAATGCTACCATAGCTAAAGGACCATTGGCCGCCAAAGTTGTTGAACCCTTGTTTTTGTTGTTGGCAAGGCACGATTTTGCACCCGACGGACAGCACAGTGCAATGCAGGTTTTGGTTAATATCGTAGAACATCCACAGTGCCGTGCTGACCATTCATTGACTTCTCGCAAAGCTATTGAACCACTTATCCCTTTGCTTGATTCACCGATATCAGTAGTGCAACAGTTGGCTGCTGAGCTGCTTTCACATCTTCTCCTAGAAGAACACTTTCAGAAGGATCCAGTGACACCGAAAGTAATTGCCCCTCTAATAAGAATTCTCAGTTCCGGTATACCTTTATTGCAGCAGAGAGCTGTAAAGGCGCTAGTTAGTATTGCACTGACATGGCCAAACGAAATTGCCAAAGAGGGTGGTGTTGTTGAGATTTCCAAAGTGATATTGCAAGCTGATCCTTCGCTTCCACATGCTTTATGGGAAtccgctgcatctgttttgtcaAGTATTCTGCAATTTAGCTCAGAATTCTACTTGGAAGTGCCCGTTGCTGTGTTGGTGAAGTTGCTTCGATCTGGCTCAGAGAGCACAGTTATCGGTGCGTTAAATGCGCTTCTGGTTTTGGAAAGTGATGATGGAACTAGTGCAGAATCTATGGCCGAAAGTGGTGCAATAGAGGCTCTCTTGGAGCTCCTAAGAGCTCACCAGTGTGAGGAAATCGCTGCACGACTCTTAGAAGTATTGCTGAACAACGTTAAGATCAGAGAAACAAAAGTTACTAAATCAGCCATCTTACCGTTATCACAGTATCTCTTGGACCCGCAAACCCAAGCACAACACGCAAGGTTATTGGCAACTTTGGCCCTTGGGGATTTGTTCCAGAACGAGGCTCTTGCTCGAACAGGTGATGCGGTTTCTGCTTGTCGTGCTTTAGTGAACGTTCTTGAAGACCAACCGACAGAAGAAATGAAAGTTGTAGCCATATGTGCTTTGCAAAATCTTGTGATGTACAATCGATCAAATAGAAGAGCGGTTGCAGAGGCCGGTGGTGTTCAGGTTGTATTGGATCTGATAGGTTCAAGTAATCCTGAAACTTCTGTTCAGGCTGCAATGTTTATTAAACTTCTGTTCTCAAACAATACTATTCAAGAGTATGCTTCTAGCGAAACTGTTAGAGCAATCACTG CTACTATTGAAAAAGATTTATGGGCGAGTGGAACTGTGAACGAAGAATATCTGAAAGCATTAAATTCTTTATTTAGCAACTTTCCACGACTAAGAGCAACCGAACCGGCAACTCTTAGCATTCCCCATCTGGTAACATCCTTAAAGACAGGTTCAGAGGCTTGTCAGGAAGCTGCCTTGGATGCACTTTTCCTGCTCCGACAAGCTTGGTCAGCATGTCCTGCAGAAGTATCAAGAGCTCAGTCAATTGCAGCTGCAGATGCTATTCCCTTCTTGCAGTACTTAATTCAGTCTGGCCCGCCTCGGTTTCAGGAGAAGGCAGAATTTTTATTACAGTGTTTGCCAGGGACATTGGTGGTGATTGTCAAGCGCGGTAACAATATGAAACAGTCTGTTGGAGTCCCTAGTGTTTACTGCAAGATTACACTTGGCCATAATCCCCCGAGGCTAACCAAg GTGGTCTCAACGGGCCCTAATCCGGAGTGGGACGAGAGCTTTACATGGTCTTTTGAGAGTCCTCCAAAAGGCCAAAAACTTCATATTTCTTGCAAAAACAAGAGCAAAGTGGGAAAG AGTAAATTTGGGAAAGTAACAATCCAAATTGATCGAGTGGTAATGCTTGGAGCCGTAGCGGGCGAATACACTCTATTGCCTGCAAGTAAAAGTGGACCCCCAAGGAATCTAGAAATTGAGTTTCAATGGTCTAACAAAGCAACTGATACAGCAACTGATACAAATCAGCAGCCTTAG